A stretch of the Capra hircus breed San Clemente chromosome 10, ASM170441v1, whole genome shotgun sequence genome encodes the following:
- the GPHB5 gene encoding glycoprotein hormone beta-5: MRLVCIFLGPMALLLLAGCGCVISTSSGDLRTFVGCAVREFTFLAKKPGCRGLRITTDACWGRCETWEKPILEPPYIEAHHRVCTYNETRQVTVKLPNCAPGVDPFYSYPVAVRCDCGACSTATTECETI; encoded by the exons ATGAGGCTGGTGTGCATTTTCCTTGGCCCCATGGCCCTCCTGCTCCTGGCTGGCTGTGGCTGTGTCATCAGCACCTCCAGTGGGGACCTGCGCACATTTGTGGGCTGTGCAGTGAGGGAGTTTACTTTCCTGGCCAAGAAGCCGGGCTGCAGGGGCCTTCGGATCACCACGGATGCCTGCTGGGGCCGCTGTGAAACCTGGGAG AAGCCCATTTTGGAACCCCCCTACATCGAAGCCCATCACCGAGTCTGTACCTACAACGAGACCAGACAGGTGACGGTCAAGCTGCCCAACTGTGCCCCTGGAGTCGACCCCTTCTACAGCTACCCTGTGGCGGTCCGCTGTGACTGCGGGGCCTGCTCCACTGCCACCACGGAGTGTGAGACCATCTGA